A single region of the Lotus japonicus ecotype B-129 chromosome 4, LjGifu_v1.2 genome encodes:
- the LOC130715269 gene encoding uncharacterized protein LOC130715269 isoform X2, with amino-acid sequence MALAAQIPGVEQQRLIIPNKHGEKLVGILHDSGSKEIVILCHGFRSSKESDSLVNLAGALGNARISSFRFDFSGNGESDGTFQYGYYWREAEDLHAVTQHFNEANRVVSAVVGHSKGGGVVLLYASKYHDIKTVVNISGRYDLKTGIEERLGKDFMERIRKDGFIDVKRLGSFIFRVTEDSLMDRLNTNMHEACLQIDKDCRVLTVHGSSDTVIPVEDALEFAKIVPNHKLHVIEGADHSYTNHQDELASVVVNFIKENLHQES; translated from the exons ATGGCTCTAGCTGCACAAATCCCAGGTGTTGAGCAACAGAGACTCATAATACCCAACAAGCACGGTGAAAAGCTAGTCGGTATATTGCATGATTCTGGATCCAAGGAAATTGTAATCTTGTGCCATGGATTTCGGTCCTCCAAA gAATCTGATTCCTTAGTGAACCTTGCTGGTGCATTGGGAAATGCCAGAATCAGTTCTTTCCGCTTTGACTTTTCTGGAAATGG GGAAAGTGATGGTACATTTCAATATGGCTACTATTGGAGGGAGGCTGAGGATTTACATGCTGTAACTCAACATTTCAATGAAGCAAACCGTGTAGTTAGTGCAGTTGTTGGGCATAGTAAAG GAGGTGGCGTGGTGCTtctttatgcttcaaaataTCATGACATTAAAACAGTTGTCAACATCTCTGGACGTTATGATCTGAAGACAGGAATTGAAGAACGGCTTGGAAAAGATTTTATGGAAAGAATTAGAAAGGATGGTTTCATTGATGTGAAGAGATTAG GAAGTTTTATTTTCCGTGTGACTGAAGATAGTTTGATGGACCGATTAAATACAAATATGCATGAAGCATGCCTTCAGATTGATAAAGATTGCAG GGTGCTTACAGTTCATGGTTCTTCAGACACAGTTATCCCTGTTGAAGATGCACTTGAGTTTGCCAAGATTGTACCTAACCACAAATTACATGTCATAGAAGGAGCTGATCATTCATACACTAATCACCAAGATGAGCTAGCCTCGGTTGTTGTGAACTTCATAAAAGAAAACTTGCACCAGGAGTCCTAG
- the LOC130715269 gene encoding uncharacterized protein LOC130715269 isoform X1, producing the protein MDTLLQNAYSSLSLTPSLSKFSHYQVRFSIPSNHKPRTFKFNMALAAQIPGVEQQRLIIPNKHGEKLVGILHDSGSKEIVILCHGFRSSKESDSLVNLAGALGNARISSFRFDFSGNGESDGTFQYGYYWREAEDLHAVTQHFNEANRVVSAVVGHSKGGGVVLLYASKYHDIKTVVNISGRYDLKTGIEERLGKDFMERIRKDGFIDVKRLGSFIFRVTEDSLMDRLNTNMHEACLQIDKDCRVLTVHGSSDTVIPVEDALEFAKIVPNHKLHVIEGADHSYTNHQDELASVVVNFIKENLHQES; encoded by the exons ATGGATACCCTTCTGCAAAATGCTTATTCCTCACTTTCTCTAACACCTTCTTTGTCTAAATTTTCCCATTACCAGGTTCGTTTTTCCATCCCATCCAATCACAAACCCAGAACCTTCAAATTCAACATGGCTCTAGCTGCACAAATCCCAGGTGTTGAGCAACAGAGACTCATAATACCCAACAAGCACGGTGAAAAGCTAGTCGGTATATTGCATGATTCTGGATCCAAGGAAATTGTAATCTTGTGCCATGGATTTCGGTCCTCCAAA gAATCTGATTCCTTAGTGAACCTTGCTGGTGCATTGGGAAATGCCAGAATCAGTTCTTTCCGCTTTGACTTTTCTGGAAATGG GGAAAGTGATGGTACATTTCAATATGGCTACTATTGGAGGGAGGCTGAGGATTTACATGCTGTAACTCAACATTTCAATGAAGCAAACCGTGTAGTTAGTGCAGTTGTTGGGCATAGTAAAG GAGGTGGCGTGGTGCTtctttatgcttcaaaataTCATGACATTAAAACAGTTGTCAACATCTCTGGACGTTATGATCTGAAGACAGGAATTGAAGAACGGCTTGGAAAAGATTTTATGGAAAGAATTAGAAAGGATGGTTTCATTGATGTGAAGAGATTAG GAAGTTTTATTTTCCGTGTGACTGAAGATAGTTTGATGGACCGATTAAATACAAATATGCATGAAGCATGCCTTCAGATTGATAAAGATTGCAG GGTGCTTACAGTTCATGGTTCTTCAGACACAGTTATCCCTGTTGAAGATGCACTTGAGTTTGCCAAGATTGTACCTAACCACAAATTACATGTCATAGAAGGAGCTGATCATTCATACACTAATCACCAAGATGAGCTAGCCTCGGTTGTTGTGAACTTCATAAAAGAAAACTTGCACCAGGAGTCCTAG
- the LOC130715351 gene encoding early nodulin-93-like has protein sequence MGIPSELRDLWVSKTKTPFLIASPAEESKLLRSKQCTNEGVRAGLKAATIACVASAVPTLAAVRMIPWAKANLNYTAQALIISAASIASYFIVADKTILECARKNARLQDSLRHDNTGAS, from the exons atgggTATCCCGTCCGAACTCAGGGATCTGTGGGTCTCCAAAACAAAAACACCTTTCCTTATTGCTTCTCCAGCTGAGGAGAGCAAGCTTTTGAGGTCTAAGCAATGTACTAATG AGGGTGTGCGTGCTGGATTAAAAGCAGCTACCATTGCATGTGTTGCTAGCGCTGTGCCGACG TTGGCTGCAGTTCGCATGATTCCATGGGCGAAGGCAAACCTCAATTATACTGCTCAGGCACTCATCATATCTGCTG CATCCATTGCCTCATACTTCATTGTTGCTGATAAAACTATCTTGGAATGTGCAAGAAAGAATGCCCGGCTTCAAGACTCTCTGAGGCATGATAATACAGGTGCATCTTAG